The Sulfurospirillum halorespirans DSM 13726 genome has a window encoding:
- a CDS encoding YihY family inner membrane protein, whose translation MLNTKNSVEFFKKLRDVELAHYASSLSFHTILALIPILLITFSIFTKMPLFSVYYEKLQGFIFSSLIPTQQDIMIGYLHDFMENTGNMGVVGVIFVLYISIMFFLDYEKIVSKIFEIPSRSFWEALSTYWTMVTLMPLGLIIFFYSSAVVQEFLDQSDVTSSINLVRFSPYLIVWLLYLIMYSISAKTKIHLKSALLSSFVASLFWYVSKILFVYYVSYNKTYLSIYGSFSILLFFFLWIYFSWFIYLYGLKFCFLLNEKESEKSKA comes from the coding sequence GTGTTAAACACTAAAAATAGTGTAGAATTTTTCAAAAAACTCAGAGACGTAGAGCTTGCGCACTACGCCTCTTCTTTGAGTTTTCACACTATTTTAGCGTTGATTCCTATTCTGCTCATTACTTTTAGCATTTTTACCAAAATGCCTCTTTTCTCGGTTTATTATGAAAAACTTCAAGGTTTTATTTTTAGCTCACTTATTCCCACACAACAAGACATTATGATTGGCTATTTGCATGATTTTATGGAGAATACTGGCAATATGGGCGTTGTAGGCGTTATTTTTGTGCTGTATATCTCTATTATGTTCTTCTTGGATTATGAAAAAATCGTGAGCAAAATCTTCGAGATTCCTTCCCGTAGTTTTTGGGAAGCGCTTTCAACCTACTGGACGATGGTTACACTCATGCCTCTTGGGCTCATCATCTTTTTTTACAGCTCTGCCGTGGTGCAAGAATTTTTAGATCAAAGTGATGTCACAAGTTCCATTAATTTGGTCCGTTTTTCGCCCTATTTGATTGTCTGGCTTTTGTATCTTATTATGTATTCCATTTCTGCTAAAACCAAAATCCACCTCAAAAGTGCCCTGCTCTCCTCCTTTGTCGCCTCACTTTTTTGGTATGTCTCTAAAATTCTTTTTGTCTATTATGTAAGCTATAACAAAACCTATTTGAGCATTTACGGCTCGTTTAGCATTCTGCTTTTCTTCTTCCTCTGGATCTATTTTTCATGGTTTATTTATCTTTATGGTCTGAAATTTTGCTTTTT
- the corA gene encoding magnesium/cobalt transporter CorA → MIRCFFRNSNKLEVITDLSEFDDNEDKKSKVVWLDMLLPTSEEIVFVEKIFGIDFPTKQESEEIEISSRYWEEDKKIEINSFFLIATEESAHNETVSFILQGNLLISIRYKELKTFEEFSKRFYYAPREFKNGYYIFSQLLDIRIDADADIIEKLSKDITRLRKHVFTDYTNDDEEMLEKISSFEDLNMNIRENLMDKQRILTSFIKSNKYDDSSLRADIVIMLKDIKSLIDYTEFNFERLDYLQNIFVGVLNIEQNKVIKIFTIMNVIFLPPTLIASIYGMNFKILPELDWQFGYAFSLVLMVLSAITPIVIFKKKGWI, encoded by the coding sequence ATGATACGATGTTTTTTTAGAAATAGTAATAAGCTTGAAGTGATCACAGATTTGAGCGAATTTGATGATAACGAGGATAAAAAGAGCAAAGTCGTATGGCTTGATATGTTATTGCCAACCAGTGAAGAGATCGTGTTTGTCGAGAAGATATTTGGTATCGATTTTCCAACGAAACAAGAGTCAGAAGAGATCGAGATCAGTTCGCGTTACTGGGAAGAGGACAAAAAGATTGAGATCAACAGTTTCTTCTTGATCGCCACCGAAGAGAGTGCGCACAACGAAACGGTTTCGTTCATTCTCCAAGGCAATCTTCTCATCTCCATTCGGTACAAAGAGCTCAAAACCTTTGAAGAATTTAGTAAGCGTTTTTACTATGCTCCTCGTGAATTTAAAAACGGTTACTACATCTTTTCACAGCTTTTAGACATCAGAATCGACGCGGATGCGGACATCATCGAAAAGCTTTCCAAAGACATCACACGTCTTCGCAAACACGTTTTTACCGACTACACGAATGATGATGAAGAGATGTTGGAAAAAATCTCCTCATTTGAAGATCTGAACATGAATATCCGTGAAAACTTGATGGATAAACAGCGCATTTTAACCTCATTTATCAAATCGAACAAATACGATGACAGCTCCCTTCGTGCCGATATTGTCATCATGCTTAAAGATATTAAGTCGTTGATTGATTACACCGAGTTTAACTTTGAGCGTCTGGATTACTTACAAAACATCTTCGTGGGCGTTTTGAACATTGAGCAAAATAAGGTCATCAAAATCTTTACGATTATGAACGTTATTTTCCTTCCACCAACGCTTATCGCGAGCATTTACGGTATGAACTTTAAGATTTTGCCTGAGCTTGATTGGCAGTTTGGGTATGCGTTTTCGCTTGTTCTGATGGTGCTTTCTGCGATTACCCCGATTGTGATTTTCAAGAAAAAAGGGTGGATTTAA
- a CDS encoding plasminogen-binding N-terminal domain-containing protein, with protein MNKLFLVMCLFLFASFAEAQSFFKEFKTTVLESNEKQIVIPDSPEFVLGASGVVSHKFDATHTTIIARVDVISKDGIKAVLNVEKFEMLAQGAFPDSGVKPAVGDEVIINYLYDRALIIVPNQSVYNEVTKNFNTITWIHPDIVAAYLAKLYRPNPDKKIFQQACYQNAASIIFFGIENKGFFVDCHNFRIIQSIDVKSSGETMLPFYSRINKQIDSSWFNWDSGTIAEYNNYYAYLLGQTNTLKGAGIDGIILKLPFDIVERKDTLWK; from the coding sequence TTGAACAAGCTATTTTTGGTTATGTGTCTGTTTTTGTTTGCCTCATTTGCAGAGGCTCAATCTTTTTTTAAAGAGTTCAAAACAACCGTTTTAGAGTCAAATGAAAAACAAATTGTGATCCCTGATTCACCAGAGTTTGTGCTCGGAGCAAGCGGCGTTGTCAGCCATAAATTTGATGCAACACATACAACCATTATCGCACGCGTTGATGTTATCAGTAAAGATGGTATCAAAGCGGTTTTAAATGTTGAAAAGTTTGAGATGCTTGCCCAAGGCGCATTCCCAGATTCAGGTGTTAAACCTGCCGTTGGCGATGAAGTCATCATTAACTACCTTTACGATCGTGCACTGATTATCGTGCCAAACCAAAGTGTTTACAACGAAGTCACTAAAAATTTCAACACGATTACATGGATTCATCCTGACATCGTTGCAGCCTATTTAGCGAAACTCTACCGTCCAAATCCCGATAAAAAAATCTTCCAACAAGCATGCTACCAAAATGCGGCATCGATCATCTTCTTTGGCATTGAGAACAAAGGTTTCTTTGTGGATTGCCATAACTTCCGCATTATTCAAAGTATCGATGTTAAGAGCAGTGGCGAGACAATGCTTCCATTTTATTCACGCATCAATAAACAGATTGACTCTTCATGGTTTAACTGGGACAGTGGAACGATTGCCGAATACAACAACTATTATGCCTATCTTTTAGGTCAAACCAATACCCTTAAAGGTGCTGGAATAGACGGCATTATCCTAAAATTACCTTTTGACATCGTAGAGAGAAAAGATACCCTATGGAAATAA
- a CDS encoding FAD-linked oxidase C-terminal domain-containing protein, with product MEIKHIAYFKNLIGAENVYDDKAHLIAYCYDATRARYEPDAVLFPRDESDVSEILKYCNEHRIIITPRGAGSGFTGGALPANGGIILAFEKHMNKILEIDMENMVAVVQPGVINMALQRAVEARGLFYPPDPASEEYSTIGGNVSENAGGMRAAKYGITKDYVMALRAVLPNGEIIRAGKRTIKDVAGYNIAGIIIASEGTLACITEITLKLIAKPKMAQTAMGVFPSVEAAMNAVYKTMAAGVTPVAMEFLDNLSINAVEKKFNKGLPKDAGAILITDVDGNSQEELTQQLDIIEEAFLENGCSGFKRATSPEESKNLWFARRNASQSITIYGSKKLNEDITVPRSKLPALLKAIGEIAQKYNVTVPCFGHTGDGNVHTNVMVDGSDPKQLEIGHHAIEEIFKATVALGGTLSGEHGIGLSKAPFMHLAFSEGEMELFRSVKKAFDPNNILNPAKMGL from the coding sequence ATGGAAATAAAACATATTGCCTATTTTAAAAATCTTATTGGCGCTGAAAATGTCTATGATGACAAAGCGCATTTGATCGCGTATTGCTACGATGCAACCCGCGCACGTTACGAACCCGATGCTGTTTTGTTTCCAAGAGATGAGAGCGATGTCAGTGAGATTTTAAAGTATTGCAATGAACACCGCATTATCATCACGCCTCGTGGAGCAGGAAGTGGCTTCACAGGAGGTGCTTTGCCTGCAAACGGTGGCATCATCCTAGCGTTTGAAAAACACATGAACAAAATCCTTGAGATCGACATGGAAAACATGGTCGCTGTGGTACAACCTGGCGTCATCAACATGGCATTGCAACGAGCTGTTGAGGCACGAGGACTTTTTTATCCGCCCGATCCTGCAAGTGAAGAGTACTCAACGATTGGCGGCAATGTCAGCGAAAATGCAGGCGGTATGCGTGCGGCAAAGTATGGCATCACGAAAGATTACGTCATGGCATTACGTGCTGTTCTTCCAAATGGTGAGATCATCCGTGCTGGAAAACGTACCATTAAAGATGTCGCTGGTTATAACATCGCTGGTATTATTATCGCCAGTGAGGGAACGCTTGCATGTATTACTGAAATTACGTTAAAACTGATTGCAAAACCTAAAATGGCGCAAACCGCTATGGGTGTTTTCCCCAGTGTTGAAGCAGCGATGAACGCCGTGTACAAGACAATGGCGGCAGGCGTTACACCTGTTGCGATGGAATTTTTAGACAATCTTTCGATTAACGCGGTTGAGAAGAAGTTCAACAAAGGCTTACCCAAAGATGCTGGGGCGATTCTCATCACCGATGTCGATGGCAATTCACAAGAAGAGCTCACCCAACAACTTGACATCATCGAAGAGGCGTTTTTAGAGAATGGTTGCAGTGGATTTAAAAGAGCTACAAGCCCTGAAGAGTCTAAAAATCTTTGGTTTGCAAGACGTAATGCCAGTCAGTCTATTACCATTTACGGCAGTAAAAAACTTAACGAAGACATTACCGTTCCTCGCAGTAAACTGCCTGCCCTTCTTAAAGCCATTGGTGAAATTGCGCAAAAATACAACGTCACCGTACCGTGTTTTGGGCATACGGGTGATGGCAATGTTCACACCAACGTCATGGTCGATGGCAGTGATCCTAAACAGCTTGAGATCGGGCATCACGCGATCGAAGAGATCTTTAAAGCAACCGTAGCCTTGGGTGGCACTCTCAGTGGAGAACACGGCATCGGGCTGAGTAAAGCACCGTTTATGCACCTCGCCTTTAGTGAAGGCGAAATGGAGCTTTTCCGCTCCGTTAAAAAAGCGTTTGATCCAAATAATATTTTGAATCCTGCCAAAATGGGACTCTGA
- a CDS encoding peptidoglycan DD-metalloendopeptidase family protein, whose protein sequence is MAKFIIFLSLFVSFAAASYVEELKWPKGETFLTFLEKNHLPSSIYYTLDKEEQELAAEIVAGVKYQVLKSENNALEQVLIPIGEELQMHIKTIDDKFIMEITPILLQEEKRSLAIEIQNSPYVDILNATSSYGLANEFAQTFRGEVNLRNLQKGDKLVLLYQQKRRLGKLFGSIKIDVSMVETAKKKNYIFFYKENYYDPKGQELDSFLLSNPVNYTRVSSVFTQKRWHPILQKYRAHLGIDYAASVGTPVKSAGSGRVLFVGQKGGYGNTIEVSHDSSYKTLYAHLNGFAKGIRSGQKVKQGQVIAYVGNTGLSSGPHLHFGLYRSNVAINPASVVKIAKSALGGNELKAFINYTDALRKKVESAQESNEPVYKEENFNLSYPFEQKQS, encoded by the coding sequence ATGGCAAAATTCATTATCTTTTTATCTCTTTTTGTATCGTTTGCAGCTGCTTCATACGTCGAAGAGTTGAAGTGGCCAAAGGGCGAAACCTTTCTAACCTTTTTAGAGAAAAACCATCTTCCATCCTCCATTTATTATACCCTCGATAAAGAAGAACAAGAGTTAGCAGCTGAGATTGTAGCAGGCGTAAAATATCAGGTTCTCAAAAGTGAAAACAATGCCTTAGAGCAAGTTTTAATTCCCATCGGGGAAGAGCTTCAAATGCACATTAAGACAATAGATGACAAATTTATCATGGAAATTACCCCCATCCTTTTGCAAGAAGAGAAACGCTCTTTAGCGATAGAGATTCAAAACTCACCGTATGTGGATATTCTCAATGCCACGAGCAGTTACGGTCTTGCCAATGAATTTGCCCAAACCTTTCGTGGCGAAGTGAACCTTCGAAACCTCCAAAAAGGCGATAAACTCGTACTTTTGTATCAACAAAAAAGGCGCCTTGGAAAGCTTTTTGGTTCCATCAAAATCGACGTTTCGATGGTTGAGACAGCAAAGAAAAAAAATTACATCTTCTTTTATAAAGAGAACTATTACGATCCCAAGGGTCAAGAACTCGATAGTTTCTTACTTTCAAATCCTGTGAATTACACGCGTGTCTCCTCTGTTTTTACCCAAAAACGATGGCATCCAATTTTGCAAAAATACCGTGCGCACTTAGGCATCGACTACGCGGCAAGCGTTGGAACACCTGTGAAGTCAGCTGGAAGTGGCAGAGTCTTGTTTGTCGGTCAAAAAGGTGGCTATGGCAATACGATCGAAGTGAGCCATGACAGCAGTTACAAAACACTCTATGCGCATCTTAATGGCTTTGCCAAAGGGATACGCAGTGGTCAAAAAGTCAAACAAGGTCAGGTCATCGCGTATGTCGGTAACACGGGGCTTAGCAGTGGACCGCATTTGCATTTTGGTTTGTACCGCAGTAATGTGGCTATTAATCCTGCAAGTGTCGTTAAAATCGCGAAAAGTGCGCTGGGTGGTAATGAACTTAAAGCCTTTATAAACTATACTGATGCGCTAAGAAAAAAAGTTGAGAGTGCCCAAGAGAGCAATGAACCTGTTTATAAAGAGGAAAATTTTAACCTTTCTTATCCTTTTGAACAAAAACAGAGTTAG